The sequence CCGCACGCGGCAACAGCGCATGATGGGCGGATGGACGAGGTAACCATCAGCGAGGAAGACCGCCGCCAACTCGGGCTCTGGGCTGCCGATTGCGTCGAACGGGCCCTCCCCCTGTTCGAGGCGAAAGCTCCCTCCGACCCCCGCCCTCGCGAGGCGATCGAGGGCATCCGGGCCTTCGTACGCGAGGGGAAGCGAACCGCGCAGCTGCGCGCCCTCGCCTGGGCCGCCCACGCTGCCGCGCGCGAGGTCGACGACCCGGCGGCCACGGCCGCGGCCCGCGCCGCGTGCCACGCGGCGGCGACCCCGTACATCCACCC comes from Streptomyces virginiae and encodes:
- a CDS encoding putative immunity protein, whose protein sequence is MDEVTISEEDRRQLGLWAADCVERALPLFEAKAPSDPRPREAIEGIRAFVREGKRTAQLRALAWAAHAAAREVDDPAATAAARAACHAAATPYIHPLATPHQSKHVLGPAVYGALGHELAAGDAGSADKEIRRAIEHAPPEVRALLRRMPARKPGRSRLDTLYYELDAALRG